In the Telopea speciosissima isolate NSW1024214 ecotype Mountain lineage chromosome 2, Tspe_v1, whole genome shotgun sequence genome, one interval contains:
- the LOC122650798 gene encoding uncharacterized protein LOC122650798, with product MQHVCLVHDLIDEANRTWKSELLRQIFHAEDATAVLAIPLSLFPMSDQLRWGGTRNGGLATGVNLVKRNVQVDPICARCGKDRETVDHILLDCDFARATCWGRSIKRSLKVLQLPYTNWQLWIARNELIFNGTVSSPMEVNRKAEVQFGAFEQAQRKSKTPSGGPANSLSSNRIVSWAPPTMGTTLLNTDAAFKDGKRGLGYVLRSYIGLPLTTTSELAHFSSVLQGECLAIRSGLLQCIAECLECLMVESDSLEAIKLITTKETPPDIQPIISNIKFLITH from the exons ATGCAACATGTTTGCTTGGTGCATGACCTGATTGATGAGGCTAATCGAACATGGAAATCTGAACTACTTAGACAGATTTTCCATGCTGAAGATGCTACTGCTGTCCTTGCCATTCCTTTGAGCCTATTTCCCATGAGTGATCAGCTGAGGTGGGGAGGCACTCGCAATG GGGGTCTTGCGACAGGAGTCAATCTCGTTAAGCGCAATGTTCAAGTGGATCCTATATGTGCTAGGTGTGGCAAAGATAGAGAAACTGTGGACCACATCCTATTGGATTGTGACTTTGCTCGAGCCACATG TTGGGGAAGGAGCATAAAAAGGAGCTTGAAGGTCTTGCAGCTTCCATATACAAATTGGCAACTTTGGATAGCCCGCAATGAGTTAATTTTTAATGGCACTGTGTCTTCTCCAATGGAGGTTAACAGAAAAGCTGAAGTTCAGTTTGGTGCTTTCGAGCAGGCTCAAAGAAAGTCTAAAACTCCTTCAGGTGGGCCAGCTAATAGTCTCAGTTCTAATCGCATAGTGTCTTGGGCTCCTCCCACAATGGGTACGACCCTTCTGAATACTGATGCGGCGTTCAAAGATGGCAAAAGAGGTCTCGGTTATGTGTTGAGGAGTTACATAGGATTGCCACTTACTACTACCTCAGAACTTGCACACTTCTCCTCAGTTCTCCAAGGAGAGTGTCTTGCCATTCGTAGCGGTCTGCTGCAGTGTATTGCTGAGTGCTTGGAGTGTCTTATGGTGGAATCCGATAGTCTGGAAGCTATTAAACTCATCACCACCAAAGAAACTCCTCCTGATATCCAACCTATTATTTCGAATATCAAATTTCTAATCACACATTAG